One Mycolicibacter sp. MU0083 DNA window includes the following coding sequences:
- the gatA gene encoding Asp-tRNA(Asn)/Glu-tRNA(Gln) amidotransferase subunit GatA, whose translation MTDLIRSDAATLAARIAAREVSSVEVTRAHLDQIEATDERYGAFLHVGAEEALAAAEAADQAIAAGAAPSPLTGVPLALKDVFTTVDAPTTCGSKILEGWRAPYDATVTARLRAAGIPILGKTNMDEFAMGSSTENSAYGPTRNPWDVERVPGGSGGGSAAALAAFQAPLAIGTDTGGSIRQPAALTATVGVKPTYGTVSRYGLVACASSLDQGGPCARTVADTALLHSVIAGYDPRDSTSLNVAVPDVVGAARAGASGDLSGVRIGVVRQLHTGEGYQPGVLASFNTAVEQLTALGAQITEVDCPHFDYSLSAYYLILPSEVSSNLARFDAMRFGLRVGDDGTHSAEEVMALTRAAGFGPEVKRRIMLGTYALSAGYYDAYYNQAQKVRTLIARDLDKAYESVDVLISPTTPTTAFRLGEKVDDPLAMYLFDLCTLPLNLAGHCGMSVPSGLSGDDGLPVGLQIMAPALADDRLYRVGAAYEAARGELPTAL comes from the coding sequence GTGACCGACTTGATCCGATCCGACGCCGCCACGCTGGCCGCCCGTATCGCCGCGCGCGAGGTCTCCTCGGTGGAGGTCACCCGGGCCCACCTCGATCAGATCGAGGCCACCGATGAACGCTACGGCGCGTTTCTGCACGTCGGCGCCGAGGAGGCGCTGGCCGCCGCCGAGGCCGCAGACCAGGCCATCGCCGCCGGTGCGGCGCCGTCGCCGCTGACCGGGGTGCCGTTGGCGCTCAAGGACGTGTTCACCACCGTGGATGCACCCACCACCTGCGGGTCGAAGATCCTGGAAGGCTGGCGGGCCCCCTACGACGCGACCGTCACCGCACGGTTGCGCGCGGCCGGTATTCCGATTCTGGGCAAGACCAACATGGACGAGTTCGCGATGGGCTCCTCCACGGAGAACTCCGCATACGGCCCGACCCGTAACCCGTGGGACGTCGAGCGGGTGCCGGGCGGCTCCGGCGGCGGCAGCGCCGCGGCGCTGGCGGCCTTCCAGGCGCCGCTGGCCATCGGCACCGACACCGGTGGCTCGATCCGCCAGCCGGCCGCGTTGACCGCCACCGTCGGGGTCAAGCCCACCTACGGCACCGTCAGCCGTTACGGGCTGGTGGCGTGCGCCTCGTCGCTGGACCAGGGTGGCCCGTGCGCGCGCACCGTGGCCGACACCGCACTGCTGCACTCGGTGATCGCCGGTTACGACCCGCGTGACTCCACCTCGCTGAACGTGGCCGTGCCCGACGTCGTCGGCGCCGCGCGTGCCGGGGCGAGCGGTGACCTGTCCGGGGTGCGGATCGGAGTGGTGCGCCAGCTGCACACCGGGGAGGGCTACCAGCCCGGTGTGCTCGCATCGTTCAACACCGCCGTCGAACAGCTCACCGCACTGGGCGCGCAGATCACCGAGGTGGACTGCCCGCACTTCGACTACTCGCTGAGTGCCTACTACCTGATCCTGCCGTCGGAGGTCTCCTCCAACCTGGCCCGCTTCGACGCGATGCGCTTCGGGCTGCGGGTCGGCGACGACGGCACCCACAGCGCCGAGGAGGTGATGGCGCTGACCCGGGCGGCCGGCTTCGGTCCGGAGGTCAAGCGACGCATCATGCTGGGCACCTACGCGCTGTCGGCGGGCTACTACGACGCCTACTACAACCAGGCGCAGAAGGTGCGCACGCTGATCGCCCGCGACCTGGACAAGGCATACGAGTCCGTCGACGTGCTGATCTCCCCGACCACACCCACCACCGCGTTCCGGCTCGGGGAGAAGGTCGACGACCCGCTGGCGATGTACCTGTTCGACCTGTGCACGCTGCCGCTGAACCTGGCCGGGCACTGCGGCATGTCCGTGCCGTCCGGGCTCTCCGGCGACGACGGGCTGCCGGTGGGGTTGCAGATCATGGCGCCGGCGCTGGCCGATGACCGGCTCTACCGGGTGGGCGCGGCCTACGAGGCCGCCCGCGGGGAACTTCCGACCGCGCTGTAA
- a CDS encoding TetR/AcrR family transcriptional regulator — translation MPPTKPRRTQAERTAETRRALLEATLDALVEVGFKGTTTTEVARRAGMSVGALQGHFPTKIGLLTAAIEFALNRRIEEFEVLISGLDSATDKLDEAIDLLWSMYSGPTFTASHELWVAARTDPDLAPAVIETDRQFSAACDRVYAELLASAEAAGTETKPSRIGPQMTFALMNGLAMSRSIAGYEPLDTAEILDAFKVLARPLVAGLPTRQDEPQPEGEP, via the coding sequence ATGCCACCGACCAAGCCCCGGCGAACTCAGGCGGAGCGCACCGCCGAGACGCGGCGCGCATTGCTGGAGGCGACGCTCGATGCGCTGGTGGAGGTGGGTTTCAAGGGGACGACCACCACCGAGGTGGCTCGCCGTGCCGGCATGTCGGTGGGGGCGCTGCAAGGGCATTTCCCGACGAAGATCGGTCTGCTGACCGCCGCCATCGAGTTCGCGCTGAACCGTCGCATCGAAGAGTTCGAGGTGCTGATCTCGGGACTGGATTCGGCGACCGACAAGCTCGACGAGGCCATCGACCTGTTGTGGTCGATGTATTCCGGCCCGACTTTCACCGCATCGCACGAACTGTGGGTGGCCGCCCGCACCGACCCCGATCTGGCGCCCGCGGTGATCGAAACCGATCGGCAGTTCTCGGCGGCCTGCGACCGGGTATACGCCGAGTTGTTGGCGTCGGCGGAAGCGGCCGGTACCGAGACCAAGCCGTCGCGCATCGGCCCGCAGATGACCTTCGCGCTGATGAACGGCCTGGCGATGTCGCGATCGATCGCCGGATACGAACCGCTGGACACCGCCGAGATCCTCGACGCCTTCAAAGTGCTGGCCCGGCCACTGGTGGCCGGCCTGCCGACCCGACAAGACGAACCACAGCCCGAGGGGGAGCCATGA
- a CDS encoding DoxX family protein has protein sequence MTSDGEGARWRRPGGTTDSDRGRPNSAHLVDPEDDMPSASYTGDFETAAIPAYDPTGSGAMAGGYSPLPYAEPQASPGRVGGPSAAAGDADEPFRALDRRGTQDLGLLILRTGLGVLLVAHGLRQLFGWWGGRGVTGVKHAIAEAGYQHADILTYAAGGGQIAAGLLLVLGLFTPLAAAGALAYFINGVLAGVASQNEGRFGLFLPDGHEYHVVLIVVAVAIILVGPGRYGLDGDRGWARRPFIGSIAALVIGIAGGIAMWVFLNGTNPLG, from the coding sequence GTGACCAGTGATGGGGAGGGCGCACGCTGGCGTCGGCCGGGTGGGACCACCGACTCAGACAGGGGGCGCCCCAACTCGGCGCACCTGGTAGATCCAGAGGACGACATGCCATCGGCGAGCTACACCGGCGATTTCGAGACCGCCGCGATTCCGGCCTACGACCCGACGGGTTCCGGCGCCATGGCGGGGGGCTACAGTCCGCTGCCCTACGCCGAACCGCAGGCGAGCCCCGGGCGTGTCGGAGGTCCGAGCGCCGCGGCCGGCGATGCGGATGAGCCCTTTCGCGCGCTGGACCGGCGCGGCACCCAGGATCTCGGCTTACTGATCCTGCGGACGGGCCTGGGTGTGCTGCTCGTCGCCCACGGCCTGCGTCAACTGTTCGGGTGGTGGGGCGGTCGAGGAGTAACCGGCGTGAAGCACGCCATCGCCGAGGCCGGCTATCAGCACGCCGACATCCTGACCTATGCCGCGGGCGGCGGCCAGATCGCGGCCGGATTGTTGCTGGTACTGGGCCTGTTCACGCCGCTGGCAGCGGCCGGGGCGCTGGCGTACTTCATCAACGGCGTGCTCGCCGGGGTCGCCTCGCAGAACGAGGGTCGCTTCGGCCTGTTCCTGCCGGACGGCCACGAGTATCACGTCGTCCTGATCGTGGTGGCGGTGGCGATCATCCTGGTCGGTCCCGGCCGGTACGGGCTCGACGGTGACCGCGGCTGGGCCCGGCGTCCCTTCATCGGTTCCATCGCGGCGTTGGTGATCGGCATCGCCGGCGGCATCGCGATGTGGGTCTTCCTCAACGGGACCAACCCGCTCGGCTGA
- the gatB gene encoding Asp-tRNA(Asn)/Glu-tRNA(Gln) amidotransferase subunit GatB codes for MTAAVAELLDYDDVVARFDPVLGLEVHVELSTATKMFCGCSTAFGAEPNTQVCPVCLGLPGSLPVVNATAIESAIRIGLALNCEIATWCRFARKNYFYPDQPKNYQISQYDEPIAFNGYLDVPLEDGSVWRVDIERAHMEEDTGKLTHVGSDTGRIEGASESLVDYNRAGVPLIEIVTKPITGAGDRAPQIARAYVTALRDLLRSLDVSDVRMDQGSMRCDANVSLKPTGTVEFGTRTETKNVNSLKSVEVAVTYEMRRQGAVLTGGGTVVQETRHFHESGYTSPGRAKETAEDYRYFPEPDLEPVAPAAELVERLRGTIPELPWLARKKIQEQWGISDEVMRDLVNAGAVELVAATVAAGASSEAARAWWGNFLVQKANEAGVELDALAITPKQVAAVVALVESGELSNKLARQVVEGVLAGEGEPVQVMADRGLVVVRDDSVIQAAIDEALAANPDVADKIRSGKVQAAGAIVGAVMKATKGQADAARVRELVLAACS; via the coding sequence ATGACCGCTGCTGTCGCCGAACTGCTCGACTACGACGACGTCGTCGCCCGCTTCGACCCGGTTCTGGGCCTGGAAGTGCACGTCGAACTGTCCACGGCCACCAAGATGTTCTGTGGCTGCTCGACGGCCTTCGGCGCCGAGCCCAACACCCAGGTATGCCCGGTGTGCCTGGGGCTGCCCGGCTCGCTGCCGGTGGTCAACGCCACCGCCATCGAATCGGCGATCCGCATCGGGCTGGCACTCAACTGTGAGATCGCCACCTGGTGCCGGTTCGCCCGGAAGAACTACTTCTATCCCGACCAGCCGAAGAACTACCAGATCTCCCAATACGACGAGCCGATCGCCTTCAACGGCTACCTCGACGTGCCGCTGGAGGACGGATCGGTGTGGCGGGTCGACATCGAACGTGCCCACATGGAAGAAGACACCGGCAAGCTGACCCACGTGGGCAGCGACACCGGCCGCATCGAGGGCGCCAGCGAATCCCTGGTCGACTACAACCGGGCCGGGGTGCCGCTGATCGAGATCGTCACCAAGCCGATCACCGGCGCCGGTGACCGCGCCCCGCAGATCGCCCGCGCCTACGTGACCGCACTGCGCGATCTGCTGCGGTCGCTGGACGTCTCGGACGTGCGGATGGACCAGGGTTCGATGCGCTGCGACGCCAACGTATCGCTCAAGCCCACCGGGACAGTGGAATTCGGCACCCGCACCGAGACCAAGAACGTCAACTCGCTCAAGAGCGTCGAGGTCGCGGTGACCTACGAGATGCGCCGCCAGGGCGCGGTCCTGACCGGCGGCGGCACCGTGGTCCAGGAGACCCGGCACTTCCACGAGTCCGGCTACACCAGCCCGGGCCGGGCCAAGGAGACCGCCGAGGACTACCGCTATTTCCCCGAACCGGATCTGGAGCCGGTGGCTCCGGCGGCGGAGTTGGTCGAGCGCCTTCGGGGCACCATTCCCGAACTGCCCTGGTTGGCGCGCAAGAAGATCCAGGAGCAGTGGGGCATCTCCGATGAGGTGATGCGCGACCTGGTCAACGCGGGTGCGGTCGAGCTGGTGGCGGCCACCGTGGCGGCCGGCGCGTCCAGTGAAGCGGCGCGGGCCTGGTGGGGCAACTTCCTGGTGCAGAAGGCCAACGAGGCCGGCGTCGAACTCGACGCGCTGGCGATCACGCCGAAGCAGGTCGCCGCGGTGGTGGCGCTGGTGGAGTCCGGGGAGCTGTCCAACAAGCTGGCCCGCCAGGTGGTCGAAGGAGTGCTCGCCGGGGAGGGGGAGCCCGTCCAGGTGATGGCCGATCGCGGCCTGGTCGTGGTGCGTGACGACTCGGTCATCCAGGCCGCGATCGACGAGGCGCTGGCCGCCAACCCCGATGTGGCCGACAAGATCCGCAGCGGCAAGGTGCAGGCCGCCGGTGCCATCGTGGGTGCGGTGATGAAGGCCACCAAGGGACAGGCCGACGCCGCCCGGGTGCGCGAACTGGTGCTGGCCGCCTGCAGCTGA
- a CDS encoding DUF2237 family protein: MPDRNVLGGPLEPCGSDPITGFYRDGCCSSGPEDIGLHTICAVVTGEFLAHQRSIGNDLSTPMPAYRFPGLEPGDRWCVTARNWLRAHHDGCAAPVVLAATHERTLEVVSLDILADYAVDVPDDASGL; the protein is encoded by the coding sequence ATGCCCGACCGCAACGTACTGGGCGGCCCACTGGAGCCGTGCGGCAGCGACCCGATCACCGGCTTCTACCGCGACGGCTGCTGCTCATCGGGACCCGAGGACATCGGGTTGCACACCATCTGCGCGGTGGTGACCGGTGAATTCCTGGCCCACCAACGCTCGATCGGCAACGATCTGTCCACGCCGATGCCGGCCTACCGGTTTCCGGGACTGGAGCCCGGTGACCGCTGGTGCGTGACCGCCCGGAACTGGTTGCGGGCCCACCACGACGGCTGCGCGGCTCCGGTGGTGTTGGCCGCCACGCACGAACGCACCCTGGAAGTGGTGAGCCTGGACATCCTGGCGGATTACGCCGTCGATGTGCCGGATGACGCCAGCGGTCTGTGA
- a CDS encoding ATP-dependent 6-phosphofructokinase, with protein sequence MRIGVLTGGGDCPGLNAVIRAVVRTCDARYGSSVVGFQDGWRGLLENRRVQLANDDRNDRLLAKGGTMLGTARVNPDKLRAGLDQVKATLDDNGIDVLIPIGGEGTLTAAHWLSQENVPVVGVPKTIDNDIDCTDVTFGHDTALQVATDAIDRLHSTAESHQRVMLVEVMGRHAGWIALNAGVASGAHMTLIPEQPFDVEEVCRLVKQRFQHGSSHFICVVAEGAKPAAGSMELRAGGVDEFGHERFTGVAAQLAVEIEKRVKKDVRTTVLGHVQRGGTPTAYDRVLATRFGVNAADAAHAGEYGMMVSLRGQEIGRVPLADAVRQLKVVPQSRYDDAAAFFG encoded by the coding sequence ATGCGGATCGGAGTGCTCACAGGCGGCGGTGACTGTCCCGGCCTCAACGCGGTGATCAGGGCGGTGGTGCGCACCTGCGACGCCCGCTACGGCTCGAGCGTGGTCGGCTTCCAAGACGGCTGGCGCGGTCTGCTGGAGAACCGGCGCGTCCAATTGGCCAACGACGACCGTAACGACCGGCTGCTGGCCAAGGGCGGCACCATGCTCGGCACCGCCCGGGTCAATCCGGACAAGCTGCGGGCGGGGCTGGACCAGGTCAAGGCCACGCTGGACGACAACGGCATCGACGTGCTCATCCCGATCGGCGGGGAGGGCACTTTGACTGCGGCGCATTGGCTCTCGCAGGAGAACGTCCCGGTGGTGGGCGTGCCCAAGACCATCGACAACGACATCGATTGCACCGACGTCACGTTCGGCCACGACACCGCATTGCAGGTCGCCACCGACGCGATCGACCGCCTGCACTCCACCGCCGAATCACATCAGCGGGTGATGCTGGTCGAGGTGATGGGCCGCCACGCCGGCTGGATCGCGCTCAACGCCGGCGTGGCCTCCGGCGCGCACATGACGCTGATCCCCGAGCAACCCTTCGACGTCGAAGAGGTGTGCCGGCTGGTCAAGCAGCGCTTCCAGCACGGCTCGTCGCATTTCATCTGTGTCGTCGCCGAAGGAGCCAAGCCCGCGGCCGGTTCGATGGAGTTGCGGGCCGGCGGCGTCGATGAGTTCGGCCACGAGCGGTTCACCGGTGTGGCCGCGCAGTTGGCCGTCGAGATCGAGAAACGCGTCAAGAAGGATGTCCGGACCACCGTGCTGGGCCATGTGCAGCGGGGCGGCACACCGACCGCCTACGACCGGGTGCTCGCGACCCGGTTCGGAGTGAACGCCGCCGACGCCGCGCATGCGGGCGAGTACGGGATGATGGTTTCGCTGCGAGGCCAGGAGATCGGCCGGGTTCCGTTGGCCGATGCGGTCCGTCAGCTCAAGGTCGTCCCGCAGAGCCGATACGACGACGCGGCGGCCTTTTTCGGCTGA
- the gatC gene encoding Asp-tRNA(Asn)/Glu-tRNA(Gln) amidotransferase subunit GatC, protein MSQISRDDVAHLARLARLALTDAELDGFAGQLDAILTHVSTIQSVDVTGVEATDNPLKAVNVTRPDETVASLTQAEALAAAPRTAENRFAVPQILGESQ, encoded by the coding sequence GTGTCCCAGATCTCCCGTGACGACGTAGCGCACCTGGCCCGGCTGGCCCGGCTGGCGTTGACCGATGCCGAGCTGGACGGCTTCGCCGGCCAACTCGATGCGATCCTGACCCATGTCAGCACGATTCAGTCCGTCGACGTCACCGGCGTCGAAGCCACCGACAATCCGTTGAAGGCCGTCAACGTCACCCGGCCCGATGAGACGGTGGCCAGCCTGACCCAGGCCGAGGCACTGGCCGCCGCGCCGCGTACCGCCGAGAACCGCTTCGCGGTCCCGCAGATCCTGGGGGAGAGCCAGTGA
- a CDS encoding PH domain-containing protein, with protein MAHFAVGFLTLGLLVPVLTWPWSAPLLALPVLLSVLIARWRTVADAQRVTARTLLGSRSVNWDDIAGLGFTRGSWALAHLNDGGTLRLPAVSFATLPLLTEASGGRVPNPYR; from the coding sequence ATGGCCCACTTCGCGGTCGGTTTCCTGACCCTGGGCCTACTGGTCCCCGTGTTGACCTGGCCCTGGTCCGCGCCACTACTGGCGTTACCGGTGCTGCTATCGGTACTGATCGCCCGCTGGCGAACCGTTGCCGACGCGCAGCGTGTCACCGCGCGGACGCTACTGGGCAGCCGATCGGTGAACTGGGACGACATCGCCGGGCTGGGATTCACCCGGGGATCGTGGGCGCTGGCGCACCTGAACGACGGCGGGACGCTGCGGTTGCCCGCGGTGAGCTTCGCGACCCTGCCGCTGCTGACCGAGGCCAGCGGAGGACGGGTGCCCAACCCCTATCGCTGA
- the gjpA gene encoding outer membrane porin GjpA, whose translation MQHLAPAPWVAAGIALVGAGTIAATPITATLPDLAAAQAPAVTLTAGLDLFGAWQDVFDAAKTNAEELWTVFDRNPFIAVQQMLVNQAAYQDGLSDGTLTNDDVLNAMQDNADAVGKAVTFFDADPEYIGGQLGYSAEVNHNMVFLALTGGAEFLGFPAPDEPIPTIVELLSSPLSGLLIGALGPSISPWVALANSFDGIGHALTGDDADLSAALQELINIPANMVGAWLNGATLDLSGLIPLINETGLVPLPEGAALDGLSFAFGGLLTPGDVIMTPSNLGMEHVGGSILNSLGLHVSNVPILGEMDAPATAVGPWGALESIGMIIAEQLGWDGIPNPLGWLDDGVDAGADLIG comes from the coding sequence ATGCAACACCTCGCCCCCGCCCCCTGGGTCGCGGCAGGCATCGCGCTCGTCGGTGCCGGCACCATCGCCGCCACTCCGATCACCGCGACGCTGCCCGACCTCGCCGCCGCGCAGGCGCCCGCCGTGACCCTGACCGCCGGCCTCGACCTGTTCGGCGCCTGGCAGGACGTGTTCGACGCCGCCAAGACCAACGCCGAGGAACTGTGGACGGTCTTCGACCGCAACCCGTTCATCGCCGTGCAGCAGATGCTCGTCAATCAGGCCGCCTACCAGGACGGGCTGTCCGACGGCACGCTGACCAACGACGACGTACTCAACGCCATGCAGGACAACGCCGACGCCGTGGGCAAGGCCGTGACGTTCTTCGACGCCGACCCGGAGTACATCGGCGGGCAGCTGGGCTACTCGGCCGAGGTCAACCACAACATGGTGTTCCTGGCACTGACCGGCGGCGCCGAGTTCTTGGGATTCCCCGCGCCCGACGAGCCGATCCCGACGATCGTCGAGCTGCTGTCCTCGCCGCTGAGTGGCCTGCTGATCGGCGCGCTCGGCCCGTCGATCAGCCCCTGGGTTGCGCTGGCCAACAGCTTCGACGGTATCGGCCATGCGCTGACCGGCGACGACGCCGATCTGAGCGCGGCACTGCAGGAACTGATCAACATTCCGGCCAACATGGTCGGCGCCTGGCTCAACGGCGCCACCCTGGACCTGAGCGGCCTGATCCCGTTGATCAACGAGACCGGCCTGGTCCCACTACCCGAGGGCGCCGCCCTCGACGGGCTCAGCTTTGCCTTCGGCGGGCTGCTGACCCCCGGCGATGTGATCATGACCCCCAGCAACCTCGGCATGGAGCACGTCGGCGGCTCCATCCTCAACTCGCTGGGCCTGCACGTCAGCAATGTTCCGATCCTCGGCGAGATGGACGCTCCGGCGACCGCGGTCGGCCCGTGGGGCGCCCTGGAGAGCATCGGCATGATCATCGCCGAACAGCTCGGCTGGGACGGCATCCCCAACCCGCTGGGTTGGCTGGACGACGGTGTCGATGCCGGCGCCGATCTGATCGGCTGA
- a CDS encoding PQQ-dependent sugar dehydrogenase: protein MRIRGRLHRVPVVLCAALLVLTGCAHFDDAQSQPFTNVPRRGMAPTTTPPPPPPLPANPFPKQCPAPGVMQGCLESTSGLIMHADSKSALVAERTTGAVKEVSLTAEPKVKTVIGVDPAGDGGLMDIVLSPTYTQDRLMYAYISTPTDNRVIRIADGDVPKDILTGIPKGATGNTGALIFTSKTTLVVLTGDAGNPAAAADPASTAGKVLRIEQPTTIGQAAPTTALSGMGAGGGLCIDHVDGSLYVTDRTPDGDRLQRITKDSRVSTVWTWPDKPGVAGCAAQDGIVLVNLVNTKQTVAVRMASGTGSVTSEPEVMRQDTHGHVWAVKMSPDGNVWGATVNKTAGDAEKLDDVVFPLFPSGGGFPRANDDKD, encoded by the coding sequence ATGCGCATACGCGGGCGGCTTCACCGGGTACCTGTCGTGCTGTGCGCGGCACTACTGGTTCTGACCGGCTGCGCCCACTTCGACGACGCGCAGTCCCAGCCGTTCACCAACGTGCCGCGCCGCGGGATGGCGCCGACCACGACTCCCCCGCCGCCACCTCCTCTGCCGGCCAACCCGTTCCCCAAACAGTGCCCGGCACCGGGCGTGATGCAGGGCTGCCTGGAGAGCACGAGTGGCCTGATCATGCACGCCGACAGCAAATCGGCATTGGTGGCCGAGCGGACCACCGGCGCGGTCAAAGAGGTGTCGCTGACCGCCGAACCCAAGGTCAAGACCGTGATCGGTGTCGATCCGGCCGGCGACGGCGGACTGATGGACATCGTGCTGTCGCCGACCTACACGCAGGACCGCCTGATGTACGCCTACATCAGCACTCCCACCGACAACCGGGTCATCCGGATCGCCGACGGCGACGTCCCCAAAGACATCCTGACAGGAATCCCCAAAGGCGCGACCGGCAACACCGGGGCCCTGATCTTCACCAGCAAAACCACCCTGGTGGTACTGACCGGCGATGCGGGTAATCCCGCCGCCGCCGCAGATCCCGCGTCGACGGCCGGCAAGGTACTGCGCATCGAGCAGCCCACCACCATCGGACAGGCCGCACCCACCACCGCGCTGAGCGGAATGGGTGCCGGCGGCGGACTGTGCATCGACCACGTCGACGGCTCGCTGTACGTCACCGACCGCACGCCCGACGGCGACCGGCTGCAACGCATCACCAAGGACTCCCGGGTGTCGACGGTGTGGACGTGGCCGGACAAGCCGGGCGTCGCGGGCTGTGCGGCCCAGGACGGCATCGTGCTGGTCAACCTGGTCAACACCAAGCAGACGGTAGCGGTGCGCATGGCATCCGGTACCGGTTCGGTCACCAGCGAACCCGAAGTCATGCGCCAAGACACCCACGGGCACGTCTGGGCGGTCAAGATGTCGCCCGACGGCAACGTCTGGGGCGCCACGGTGAACAAGACGGCCGGCGACGCCGAGAAGCTCGACGACGTGGTGTTCCCGCTGTTCCCGTCCGGCGGCGGCTTCCCGCGCGCCAACGACGACAAGGACTAG
- the gjpA gene encoding outer membrane porin GjpA, which yields MSRTIAAPWVAAGIALVGAGAIAATPATAPLAALSDLQSRAVQLTASWDDVLATAQANAADIQDHFSAAPFPALQQQLANQIGYIQGLLDGSLKFSDVTDDIQNHVNALFGTPATDDTPATPGALFGPFLPGVDSDILYPSLDSTVNSTGTGLFDVVFLNHQFLIQILFDDGGVPRIVEALGLDASALPLAEALINFASSPLSGILMGEIGTALSPVLQFSDDINVISEAMASGDTDAALQALTDMPANLVNAYLNGYGTVDLMPLLDELGIDLPPLEIVAGLPTDLTGLSLELGGLFSSGGGSIVDALGIVADGGEGIGVMDLPGLAVGPLAAMVEFGQSIAMALGWDGSGDILGDLF from the coding sequence ATGTCTCGAACCATCGCGGCCCCCTGGGTTGCCGCCGGTATCGCCCTCGTCGGCGCCGGAGCCATCGCAGCCACCCCCGCGACCGCACCGCTTGCCGCATTGTCAGACCTGCAGTCCCGCGCCGTTCAGCTCACCGCGAGCTGGGATGACGTGCTGGCGACCGCCCAGGCCAACGCCGCCGACATCCAGGACCACTTCTCCGCCGCACCCTTCCCGGCGTTGCAGCAGCAACTGGCCAACCAGATCGGCTACATCCAGGGCCTGCTCGACGGCTCACTGAAGTTCAGCGACGTCACCGACGACATCCAGAACCATGTGAATGCCCTGTTCGGCACCCCCGCCACCGACGACACTCCGGCCACCCCGGGCGCGCTGTTCGGCCCGTTCCTGCCCGGCGTCGACAGCGACATCCTGTACCCGTCGCTCGACAGCACCGTAAACAGCACCGGCACCGGGTTATTCGACGTGGTCTTCCTCAACCACCAATTCCTGATCCAGATTCTCTTTGACGACGGCGGAGTTCCGCGCATCGTGGAGGCCCTTGGCCTGGACGCGTCGGCGTTGCCCCTGGCGGAGGCACTGATCAACTTCGCCTCGTCCCCACTGAGCGGCATCCTGATGGGCGAGATCGGCACCGCGCTCAGCCCCGTGTTGCAGTTCAGCGATGACATCAACGTCATTTCCGAGGCGATGGCCAGCGGCGACACCGACGCGGCACTGCAAGCCCTGACCGACATGCCGGCCAACCTCGTCAACGCCTACCTCAACGGCTACGGCACCGTCGACCTGATGCCGCTCCTCGACGAGCTTGGCATCGACCTGCCGCCTCTCGAAATCGTCGCCGGCCTGCCCACCGACCTGACCGGACTGAGCCTGGAACTGGGCGGGCTGTTCAGCAGCGGCGGAGGATCCATCGTCGACGCACTCGGCATCGTCGCCGACGGCGGCGAAGGTATCGGCGTCATGGACCTGCCGGGCCTGGCCGTCGGGCCACTGGCCGCCATGGTGGAGTTCGGTCAGTCGATCGCGATGGCGCTCGGCTGGGACGGCTCCGGCGACATCCTGGGCGACCTGTTCTAA
- the tenA gene encoding thiaminase II, which produces MRTRQLLWADIDDIYRRIREHPFITGLTDGTLGQNRFRHYLIQDSHYLRGYARALAGCAAKSPTHADLKMFVGHAGQAMAAEAELHAGLLAELGLDADAVAAVPVAPTTQAYTSYLLAVTASGSYAEAVAAVLPCYWIYARVGEHLQRQGSPEPLFQRWIDTYAGDEFHAVVDDVLAVTDRIGAQASAAEWERMRRHFHAGARYEWMFFDAAHRLEDWPV; this is translated from the coding sequence GTGCGAACCCGACAGCTGTTGTGGGCGGATATCGACGACATCTACCGGCGGATCCGCGAGCACCCGTTCATCACCGGACTGACCGACGGGACGTTGGGGCAGAACCGGTTTCGGCACTACCTGATACAGGATTCCCACTACCTGCGGGGCTACGCGCGTGCATTGGCCGGCTGCGCGGCGAAATCGCCGACCCACGCGGATCTGAAGATGTTCGTCGGGCACGCCGGCCAGGCGATGGCCGCGGAAGCCGAACTGCACGCCGGGCTGCTCGCGGAGCTGGGACTCGACGCCGACGCCGTCGCCGCGGTGCCGGTCGCCCCGACCACCCAGGCCTACACCAGCTATCTGCTCGCGGTGACCGCATCGGGGTCCTACGCCGAGGCCGTCGCCGCGGTGCTGCCCTGCTATTGGATCTACGCGCGAGTGGGTGAACACCTGCAGCGACAGGGCTCACCCGAGCCGTTGTTCCAACGCTGGATCGACACCTACGCGGGCGACGAGTTCCATGCGGTGGTCGACGATGTTCTGGCTGTCACCGACCGGATCGGCGCGCAGGCCTCGGCTGCGGAGTGGGAACGGATGCGTCGGCATTTCCATGCCGGCGCCCGCTATGAGTGGATGTTCTTCGACGCCGCCCACCGACTCGAGGACTGGCCGGTGTGA